The Nocardioides luti genome contains a region encoding:
- a CDS encoding DUF4365 domain-containing protein, protein MDHVWHERTVDAGIDGTIELRDPATGEVSNCHLQVQSKARDNDFRRLGQLVLDGLHLPDETVGFP, encoded by the coding sequence ATGGATCACGTCTGGCATGAGCGCACAGTCGACGCCGGGATCGATGGCACGATCGAGTTGCGCGACCCCGCGACGGGCGAAGTTAGCAACTGCCACCTCCAGGTGCAAAGCAAGGCCCGCGACAACGACTTCCGCCGCCTCGGACAGCTGGTCCTCGACGGACTCCACCTCCCAGATGAGACCGTCGGGTTCCCGTGA
- a CDS encoding PAS domain-containing sensor histidine kinase, whose protein sequence is MRAFDLDAIFTFDRSLRYLSVNGSGLAALGLSREALEGKTLFDVFPAETVTMAEPWFRDALAGRSNTIDVPFAGRIFSQHLTPIRDESGQVVAAMGVVEDVTEARATAQARRESEERFRLSFDHAPIGKALVELDGRLRQVNKAFANLTRYSEQELLARSFQDITHPDDFDTHVDYSSRLLAGEIDAYDLEKRYITGSGSTVWAQLSVTLVRDPDGAPQYFIAQIQDITDRKVREASLRDMVAMLSHDLRAPMSVVTGYVEMLLDSWDSLRADERRSFLQKTKAAAHSVQALLENTLTVSELDDSGLVVYPAPVSVSEVAGEVLDNLGLTSSITLRATGDTTALVDRGHLTQIVTNLVTNALKYGAEPVVVNIRTDTDSVAVEVADAGPGVPPEFEPHLFDRFTRSEASRSGRERGSGLGLYIVRRLLLLNGGDVRYTPQPDGGAMFAFHLPRAAPRAPTSRRGQSVQ, encoded by the coding sequence ATGCGTGCATTCGACCTCGATGCCATTTTCACTTTTGACCGCAGCCTGCGCTACCTGTCAGTCAACGGCAGCGGCCTCGCCGCGCTGGGCCTCTCCCGAGAGGCCCTGGAGGGCAAGACCCTCTTTGATGTCTTCCCTGCAGAGACGGTCACCATGGCCGAGCCTTGGTTCCGAGACGCGCTCGCAGGTCGCTCGAACACCATCGACGTGCCCTTTGCGGGCCGAATCTTCTCTCAGCACCTGACTCCCATTCGAGACGAGTCCGGCCAGGTCGTAGCAGCAATGGGAGTCGTAGAGGACGTCACCGAGGCACGGGCAACGGCGCAAGCGCGCCGGGAATCCGAGGAACGTTTCCGGCTCAGTTTCGACCACGCCCCCATCGGCAAGGCGCTGGTCGAACTCGATGGGCGCCTGCGGCAAGTCAACAAAGCGTTCGCGAACCTTACGCGGTACTCCGAGCAGGAACTGCTGGCACGGTCGTTCCAGGACATCACCCACCCCGACGACTTCGACACACACGTGGATTACAGCAGTCGGCTGCTTGCCGGGGAGATCGACGCGTACGACCTGGAGAAGCGCTACATCACCGGGTCGGGTTCCACCGTTTGGGCGCAGCTGTCGGTCACATTGGTACGGGATCCTGACGGCGCGCCGCAGTACTTCATCGCTCAGATCCAGGACATCACAGATCGCAAGGTACGCGAGGCATCTCTTCGGGACATGGTTGCCATGCTGTCGCACGACCTGCGCGCTCCCATGTCGGTTGTCACGGGGTACGTCGAAATGCTTCTCGACTCCTGGGATTCACTGCGCGCCGACGAGCGCCGCAGCTTCCTGCAGAAGACGAAGGCAGCGGCGCATTCAGTGCAAGCGCTGCTCGAAAACACGTTGACGGTCTCGGAACTGGACGACAGCGGTCTCGTCGTTTATCCCGCGCCGGTGAGCGTGAGCGAGGTGGCTGGCGAAGTCCTAGACAATCTCGGTTTGACGTCGTCTATCACCCTTCGCGCAACGGGAGACACCACGGCGCTTGTTGACCGCGGACACCTGACGCAGATCGTTACGAATTTGGTGACCAATGCTCTGAAGTACGGCGCAGAACCAGTCGTCGTGAACATCCGCACGGACACCGATTCGGTTGCCGTCGAGGTGGCGGACGCGGGTCCAGGGGTGCCGCCGGAGTTCGAGCCACATCTGTTTGACCGCTTCACCCGATCTGAGGCGTCTCGATCGGGCCGGGAGCGGGGCAGCGGGCTCGGCCTTTACATCGTCCGGCGTCTTCTTCTGCTCAATGGCGGTGACGTCCGGTACACACCCCAGCCAGACGGGGGTGCGATGTTCGCCTTTCATCTCCCCCGGGCCGCACCACGCGCTCCCACGTCACGGCGCGGACAGTCTGTCCAGTGA